GCCGAGAATGGCGCCGACCGGGCACTGACGCAATTCTTCTTCGACAACGATAATTTCGAGCGTTACCTGGAACGGGTGCGCGGCGCCGGCATCTCGATCCCCGTTGTGCCCGGCATCATGCCGATCCAGAACCTGACGCAGTTGAAGCGCTTCGCCGGGGCCTGCGGCACGATCATCCCCGCCTTTCTCGACGAGCGCTTCGCAGGCTTCGACGACAAGCCCGAGGAGCGGGCGAAGGTCGCCGCCGAAGTCGCTGCCGAACAGATCGAAGATCTCGTCCGGCGCGGCATCCACGACTTCCATCTCTATACGATGAACCGTGCGCCGCTGGTTTCCGCCGTGCTCGACAATCTCGGCCTCTCCCGCCGGCAAACAAAAAGTGCTGGCGCAGCCGCCTGATCTTTGCGCGTCTGAAAGACGCGCGGCGCTGTAAAAGTGAAAAGCGCATGTCGGGCGGGACATGCGCTTTTTCGTTGGCGGATTGATCAGCTATTCAGGAGTTTAGGCACTATCAGTCATTACACTTTCGTCGGCCAGCTCAGATGAAGAGCATGGACAAGACGAAAGCAAACGCTGCACTGACCAACAGAACATTCAAGGATTGCGTGAGTCCCATGTCTGTCTCCTCGCGTTAACCGGCCGATAATATGTCTGAAATATGTCGGTTGGGAAGCAGATCTTATGCTGCGCTGCAGAAGAGTTCAGTGGATAAGTCGAATAGTGTTTCGGCAAGCGTTTGAAATTATTTGTTAATTTGCAACAAATTTTTGTTCACAGATTTTAACATGCCGTTAAATCGGGCGATCGCACATTTACCTATGCGCCTAAAACATGGCAGGCTCGCAACTGGTTGAAAACATATGGAATTCGCAACCGGTTTCAGGCGGCCTTCGCGAGCATGCGATAGGCGCGGCCGTCGAGAATGACCAAGCCGAAACCGATCAGCGCCATGCCGGCAAACTCGCTCAGCGCGAGCCTTTCTCCGAGGAAGAGCACGCCGAGAAGGATGGCGCTCGGCGGCACCAGCAGGGTGACGAGCGAGGCATTGGTGGCGCCAGCCGCCGCCATGATCCGGAAATAGAGGATGTAGCCGAAGGCGGTCGACAGCAGCGCCAGTGCCAGGATGGCGAGGAGGGCATCGAGCGACGGTGCGGCAAGCGCCCAAGGACGATCGGCCAGCAGCGACAGCGGCAGCGCAATCAGCGAAGAGGCGGTCAACTGTCCGGCTGCGGTGACAGGGGCGGGAACATTCTTGAAGCGTTTTCCGTAAGTGGCGGCGAAACCATAGGAGATCGCGGCAAGCACGGGAAGAAGCAGCGCCCAGAGCGGGGCTTGGCCACCGGCCGATATGCCGGGGCCGATCAGCACGATCGTCCCGGCCAGCCCGACCAGGCAGCCGGCGATCTTTGCCGGCGACAGCTTC
The nucleotide sequence above comes from Rhizobium indicum. Encoded proteins:
- a CDS encoding DMT family transporter — its product is MDSRMNAWTWGLLVLLGLIWGASFFFARIAVQHVPPLTLVFFRLLLAALALHIYIAGRFDFYAILKARWREFLILGLINNALPHALIFFGQTRIGAGLAAILNATTPIWTVLIANYFTSDEKLSPAKIAGCLVGLAGTIVLIGPGISAGGQAPLWALLLPVLAAISYGFAATYGKRFKNVPAPVTAAGQLTASSLIALPLSLLADRPWALAAPSLDALLAILALALLSTAFGYILYFRIMAAAGATNASLVTLLVPPSAILLGVLFLGERLALSEFAGMALIGFGLVILDGRAYRMLAKAA